A region from the Triticum aestivum cultivar Chinese Spring chromosome 3D, IWGSC CS RefSeq v2.1, whole genome shotgun sequence genome encodes:
- the LOC123076045 gene encoding protein ABCI7, chloroplastic: MDSLKARCRGAQLFGADSTNASQPNCAPIPSPLPPDERHGEASPAAMSPPSLCAAPPRAGPPPPPLLRLRRRAASSVAASRAAAPSVSDDLVLRIAEQLEDAAPSSPLLDPLRSASALSLLTTPWPTRRSNEAFRFTDISYLRSLPISTPTRTPGLAPPPPPSDLESHVLFSDGRLVAASGAHVSALADMPPGHARDRAAAAVAASARFSHRDIFYDFNAVGASDVAVVYVPEWAKMADDPVHIMFAYSGSDGASLMMSNPRVLVIAEKGAEVAIVEEHFGVGEEDGGCYWANPVVDIIVEEGARVVHSYVQRQSPAAAHTKWTTVQQNTSSKYEFVEVSTGARLNRHNLHIQQLGPETETELSTFHLTSQNKQIHDLHSRLILDHPRGFSRQLHKLIACGTGNGIFDGNIQVNRYAQQTDAGQQTKCLLLSPKAVVNVKPNLQIIADDVKCTHGAAISGDLDPNELFYFQARGVDAKTATDALLFSFGAQVINRIPFKAIEKKALAQLKELLAVSRQNN; this comes from the exons ATGGACTCGCTGAAAGCGAGATGCAGGGGCGCCCAACTCTTTGGGG CCGATTCCACCAACGCGTCACAACCCAACTGCGCCCCCATCCCCTCTCCTCTGCCACCAGACGAGAGGCACGGCGAAGCTTCGCCGGccgccatgtcgccgccgtcgctctgcgccgcccctccccgcgccggcccgcccccgccccctctcctgcgcctccgccgccgcgcggCCTCCTCCGTCGCCGCGTCGCGCGCGGCGGCCCCGTCCGTCTCCGACGACCTGGTCCTCCGCATCGCGGAGCAGCTGGAGGACGCGGCGCCGTCCTCGCCGCTGCTCGACCCGCTGCGCTCCGCCTCCGCGCTCTCCCTCCTCACCACGCCCTGGCCCACCCGCCGCTCCAACGAGGCCTTCCGCTTCACCGACATCTCCTACCTCCGCTCGCTCCCCATCTCGACGCCCACCCGGACCCccggcctcgcgccgccgccgccgccctccgaccTGGAGTCGCACGTCCTCTTCTCCGACGGCCGCCTCGTCGCCGCCTCCGGCGCCCACGTCTCCGCCCTCGCGGACATGCCCCCCGGCCACGCCAGGGACCgggcggccgccgccgtcgccgcctccgcgCGGTTCTCCCACCGGGACATCTTCTACGACTTCAACGCCGTCGGCGCGAGCGACGTCGCCGTGGTGTACGTGCCCGAGTGGGCCAAGATGGCCGACGACCCCGTCCACATCATGTTCGCCTACAGCGGCAGCGACGGTGCCAGTCTGATGATGTCGAACcccagggttctggtgattgcggaGAAGGGGGCGGAGGTCGCCATCGTCGAGGAGCATTTCGGGGTTGGGGAAGAGGACGGTGGGTGCTATTGGGCTAACCCGGTGGTGGACATCATCGTGGAGGAGGGTGCTAGAGTGGTTCATTCCTATGTGCAGCGACAGTCACCCGCCGCCGCGCATACCAAGTGGACCACCGTCCAGCAG AATACATCTAGTAAATATGAGTTTGTTGAGGTCAGCACTGGAGCAAGACTGAACAGGCACAATCTTCACATCCAGCAATTGGGTCCTGAGACAGAAACGGAACTATCAACGTTTCACTTAACATCTCAGAATAAGCAGATTCATGATCTGCATAGCAGACTAATACTTGACCACCCGAGAGGTTTTTCACGACAGCTCCACAAATTGATTGCTTGTGGTACAGGAAATGGTATTTTTGATGGAAATATTCAAGTGAACAG GTATGCACAGCAAACCGATGCAGGACAGCAAACCAAGTGTCTTCTGCTCTCACCAAAGGCTGTCGTGAATGTGAAGCCGAACCTTCAGATCATCGCTGATGATGTGAAATGCACGCACGGAGCTGCCATCAGCGGGGACCTCGACCCGAACGAGCTCTTCTACTTCCAGGCGAGAGGCGTCGACGCCAAAACGGCGACCGACGCCCTGCTTTTCTCGTTTGGAGCCCAGGTGATAAACCGCATCCCGTTTAAGGCCATCGAGAAGAAGGCTCTAGCACAGCTCAAGGAGTTGCTCGCCGTGTCAAGACAAAACAATTGA